Proteins from a genomic interval of Arachis hypogaea cultivar Tifrunner chromosome 10, arahy.Tifrunner.gnm2.J5K5, whole genome shotgun sequence:
- the LOC140175611 gene encoding uncharacterized protein translates to MISRGFGGGVLTKSSRKRYLKEVYQVGGEVADLPTISFTKKDGQGIIPGHDDSVVITMILANARLHRTLVDQGSSADILFKLVFDKLGLDEKELRAYPNTLYGLEDTPIKPLGFIPLHTTFGKGVKSKTLSINFIVVDVGSAYNVLIGRTTLNRLGAVVSTPHLCMKFPTPEGITTIRGDQKLARKCYNESLNLGGKGKEVHTIELGGV, encoded by the coding sequence atgatctcgaGAGGATTCGGTGGAGGCGTCCTCACAAAGTCATCTCGCAAGAGATACTTGAAggaagtctaccaggtcgggggCGAAGTCGCCGACCTTCCCACCATTTCCTTCACTAAAAAAGATGGGCAAGGTATCATTCCTGGACATGATGATTCAGTTGTGATAACCATGATCCTTGCCAATGCCCGTCTTCACAGAACCCTGGTGGATCAGGGAAGCTCAGCTGACATCCTGTTCAAACTGGTATTTGATAAGCTGGGATTGGATGAAAAGGAGTTAAGAGCTTACCCCAATACTTTATATGGGCTGGAGGATACACCAATAAAGCCATTAGGATTTATACCTCTgcacacaacttttggaaaaggggtaaaatccaaaactctgagcatcAACTTCATAGTCGTTGATGTGGGTTCGGCCTATAATGTTTTGATAGGCAGGACAACCCTAAATCGGCTCGGAGCAGTGGTGtccactccccacctttgcatgaaattcccaacaccaGAGGGAATAACAACCATCAGGGGAGATCAGaaactggcaagaaaatgctacaatgaaagcctaaacctgggAGGAAAGGGCAAGGAGGTGCATACCATTGAGCTAGGAGGAGTCTGA
- the LOC112715411 gene encoding arginyl-tRNA--protein transferase 2, protein MASSSRTNPRKESVVVDCGRRRTTCGYCRSPRRSSISHGLWAHSLTVDDYQGLLDRGWRRSGCFLYKPEMERTCCPSYTIRLKASDFVPSKEQVRVSRRLQRYLDGSLDAKRANTSEDATTSKKSESCVRHKVSTPKSEESLSASKEEQNEVENILHHLSDQINKIVQMLIEKGEFPSHIVLPKPLVRKVSQGKKKLLASGSEDMLYSSNIAFQIAASIKRTHSGDKNSNNSQPSQNGEKENASSPKIIAEKLVVPLDPMMKSSGLSVRACNGHINFYAPTEQVCQSECVQSAETSKKSGMKRDIGGNCLSSPQHCQVKKRKFEIRMNRSSFDPEEFALYRRYQLKVHNDKPDHVTETSYRRFLVDTPLLFVSPTGDSTVPPCGFGSFHQQYLIDGKLVAVGVIDVLPKCLSSKYLFWDPDFAFLSLGKYSALQEIGWVKENQAHCPSLQYYYLGYYIHSCNKMRYKASYRPSELLCPLRYQWVSFDIARPLLDKRPYVVLSDSSILKNGDSSLHQATEDSTERHLDDIDQEDANDVRMDEDEQTVDSEESSDDEPELEATAYGNVENCDVSRVLVGVEGTCLRYRDLRNAFGPEGRQYLETQLQKYKNVVGPELSERMVYSIG, encoded by the exons GACTTCTTGATCGGGGTTGGAGAAGATCTGGATGTTTTCTTTATAAGCCAGAGATGGAAAGGACATGCTGCCCTTCTTATACAATTCGTTTGAAAGCAAGCGACTTTGTTCCTTCCAAGGAGCAGGTTCGTGTATCTAGAAGATTGCAAAG GTATTTAGATGGATCCTTGGATGCCAAAAGAGCTAATACATCTGAGGATGCAACTACTTCAAAGAAATCAGAAAGCTGTGTCCGTCACAAGGTCTCAACCCCCAAGTCAGAAGAATCTCTATCTGCCAGCAAGGAAGAGCAGAATGAGGTTGAAAACATTTTGCACCATTTATcagatcaaattaataaaatagtacagATGTTGATTGAGAAAGGGGAATTTCCTTCTCATATTGTGTTACCAAAGCCTTTAGTCAGAAAGGTTTCACAAGGGAAGAAAAAATTACTAGCCAGTGGATCAGAAGATATGTTATATAGCAGCAATATAGCATTTCAAATTGCAGCCTCTATAAAAAGAACTCATTCAGGTGACAAGAATAGTAATAATTCCCAACCATCACAAAATGGTGAAAAGGAAAATGCATCATCTCCCAAAATTATTGCAGAAAAGTTAGTAGTGCCTTTAGATCCGATGATGAAAAGTTCTGGGTTGTCTGTCAGGGCTTGCAATGGGCATATCAATTTCTATGCTCCTACAGAGCAAGTTTGCCAGAGTGAGTGTGTTCAAAGTGCTGAAACTTCTAAAAAATCTGGAATGAAGCGTGATATTGGTGGAAATTGTCTGAGTAGTCCTCAACATTGTCAGGTGAAAAAGCGAAAGTTTGAGATCAGAATGAATAGATCCAGTTTTGATCCAGAAGAATTTGCTTTGTATAGGCGATATCAGCTCAAAGTACATAATGATAAACCAGACCATGTCACAGAGACCTCATATCGCAGGTTTCTGGTTGATACTCCATTATTATTTGTTTCTCCCACCGGTGATAGCACTGTTCCACCTTGTGGCTTTGGCTCTTTccatcaacaatatttaatagaTGGCAAATTAGTGGCAGTTGGTGTTATAGATGTCCTTCCCAAATGTTTGTCAAGCAAATATTTATTCTGGGATCCAGACTTTGCCTTCCTATCACTTGGCAAGTACTCAGCACTTCAAGAAATAGGTTGGGTGAAAGAAAACCAGGCTCATTGCCCTAGTCTTCAGTACTATTATCTTGGCTACTATATTCACTCTTGCAACAAGATGAGATACAAAGCTTCCTATCGTCCATCGGAGCTTTTATGCCCACTTCGTTATCA GTGGGTCTCATTTGACATTGCAAGGCCCTTGCTTGACAAAAGGCCTTATGTTGTCTTATCAGATTCCTCCATTTTAAAAAATGGCGATTCTTCCCTCCATCAAGCTACCGAAGATTCAACAGAAAGGCACCTTGATGACATTGACCAAGAAGATGCAAATGATGTCCGAATGGATGAGGATGAACAAACCGTAGACTCTGAAGAAAGCTCTGACGATGAACCTGAACTTGAAGCCACTGCATATGGCAACGTGGAAAATTGTGATGTCAGCAGAGTTTTGGTTGGGGTAGAGGGAACTTGTTTGAGATACAGG GATCTGCGAAATGCCTTTGGTCCTGAGGGGAGGCAGTATTTGGAGACCCAGCTGCAGAAATACAAGAACGTTGTGGGTCCAGAGTTATCTGAGAGAATGGTCTATTCTATTGGATAA